In one Terriglobales bacterium genomic region, the following are encoded:
- a CDS encoding prolyl oligopeptidase family serine peptidase: protein MLLGRLRCLFGTEYSQGSTLSRLCVAVLCASLLGVQTTTAPSGPPVTRKVPVTTEYHGTKVTEYYRWLENGQSLEVKRWVALQNQYTRNYLDHLPARSAIKREIEEFYKKSSPRYSDIQYAGHVYFARKLDPQKQQPVLVTLKSPDDVSSERIIVDPAQMPAKNLSIDWYFPSLDGRLVGVAVSPGGSEDASLYVFEVASGKKLDDVIPRVNYATAGGGMAWISNGAGFYYTRYPQGTERPKADANFYQQIYFHSLGTDPAESDRYILGKDFPRIAEITLDSQSSNGKYVMATVANGDGGEFEHFLLTQQHSWKQITRFQDKVVSATVTADDNIYLLSRDGAPKGKVLQLSASDPRLSAATTIVPEQTGSITNPGIGGDLAYRTIIPTAGRLYVLTVNGGPNELISYDHDGKPQGKVPIADVSSVNQVVAIEGDQILYNAETFTTPTAWYRYNGPGNPVKTALATTSPVNFSDTMVTREEATSKDGTKIPMTIIRRKDAKLDGSNPTMIYGYGGYGITETPSFLGINGRLWLDQGGIYVDTNLRGGSEYGEEWHQAGMLTRKQNVFDDFAACALYLIDQKYTSPEHLVAMGGSNGGLLMGAELTQHPELFRAVVSYVGIYDMLRTELDPNGSFNTTEYGTVKDPAQFQALYAYSPYHHVKEKTNYPAVLFLTGDNDARVNPAHSRKMTAALQAATNSGHPVFLRTTSKAGHGFGTALSERIEQAADVNAFIFDQLGIKFVPTGSGGSN from the coding sequence ATGCTACTCGGAAGACTCCGCTGTCTTTTCGGAACTGAATACTCGCAAGGTTCGACTTTGTCGCGACTCTGTGTCGCGGTGCTGTGTGCGAGCCTGCTTGGGGTGCAAACAACGACTGCGCCGTCGGGACCGCCGGTGACTCGCAAGGTTCCGGTCACTACGGAGTATCACGGGACGAAGGTCACAGAATATTACCGTTGGCTTGAGAACGGGCAAAGTCTCGAAGTAAAGCGGTGGGTCGCGCTGCAGAATCAGTACACGCGCAATTATCTCGATCATCTTCCGGCGCGGAGCGCGATTAAACGCGAGATCGAAGAGTTCTACAAGAAGAGTTCGCCAAGATATAGCGACATTCAGTATGCCGGCCACGTCTACTTCGCGCGTAAGCTTGATCCGCAGAAGCAGCAGCCGGTGCTGGTCACGCTCAAGTCGCCTGATGATGTTTCCAGCGAGCGCATTATCGTCGATCCCGCGCAGATGCCGGCCAAGAATCTTTCCATCGACTGGTACTTCCCGTCCCTGGACGGACGATTGGTTGGTGTGGCCGTGTCTCCGGGCGGAAGTGAGGATGCTTCGCTTTACGTCTTCGAGGTCGCCAGCGGGAAAAAACTGGATGACGTTATCCCTCGCGTGAACTACGCAACCGCCGGCGGCGGCATGGCGTGGATCAGCAACGGAGCCGGGTTTTATTACACGCGGTATCCGCAAGGAACCGAGCGGCCCAAGGCCGACGCCAACTTCTATCAGCAGATTTACTTTCATTCTCTGGGCACAGACCCGGCAGAATCCGATCGCTACATCCTCGGCAAAGACTTCCCGCGAATCGCCGAAATCACACTCGATTCACAAAGCAGCAATGGCAAGTATGTGATGGCGACGGTCGCGAATGGCGACGGGGGCGAGTTCGAGCACTTCCTACTCACACAGCAACACTCCTGGAAGCAGATTACGCGATTTCAGGACAAGGTCGTCTCTGCTACGGTCACTGCCGACGACAACATCTATTTGCTCTCGCGCGATGGAGCTCCGAAAGGAAAGGTTCTGCAGCTTTCCGCTTCCGATCCACGACTGAGCGCGGCGACGACGATCGTGCCCGAGCAAACCGGAAGCATTACCAATCCGGGAATTGGCGGTGATCTTGCTTATCGGACCATTATTCCGACTGCTGGTCGCCTTTATGTTCTCACCGTCAACGGCGGTCCCAACGAGCTGATTTCGTACGATCACGATGGGAAGCCTCAGGGAAAAGTTCCGATTGCGGACGTCTCTTCCGTAAACCAGGTGGTCGCGATCGAGGGCGATCAGATCCTTTACAACGCTGAAACGTTCACTACGCCAACTGCCTGGTACCGGTACAACGGCCCAGGGAATCCCGTGAAGACCGCCCTGGCAACGACTTCGCCCGTTAACTTCTCCGACACCATGGTCACGCGGGAGGAAGCAACCTCCAAAGACGGCACGAAGATTCCAATGACCATAATCCGCCGGAAAGACGCCAAGCTCGACGGCTCGAATCCCACGATGATTTATGGCTACGGTGGCTACGGTATCACTGAGACCCCATCATTTCTCGGAATCAATGGAAGATTGTGGTTGGATCAGGGCGGTATCTACGTCGACACGAATCTCCGTGGCGGAAGCGAGTACGGCGAGGAATGGCACCAGGCGGGCATGCTGACCAGGAAGCAGAACGTCTTTGATGACTTCGCGGCATGCGCTCTATATCTCATCGACCAGAAGTACACTTCGCCGGAACATCTCGTTGCGATGGGTGGAAGTAACGGTGGCTTGCTGATGGGCGCGGAGCTGACGCAGCATCCTGAGCTGTTTCGTGCTGTCGTCTCGTACGTTGGTATCTACGACATGCTGCGGACGGAACTGGATCCTAACGGCTCTTTCAACACGACGGAATATGGGACTGTGAAGGACCCGGCGCAGTTCCAGGCTCTGTACGCGTATTCTCCGTACCACCATGTGAAGGAGAAAACGAACTATCCCGCGGTGCTCTTCCTTACTGGCGACAACGACGCGCGTGTGAACCCGGCGCACTCGCGCAAAATGACTGCGGCTCTGCAGGCGGCAACCAACTCAGGGCACCCTGTCTTCCTGCGGACAACGTCGAAAGCCGGTCATGGCTTCGGCACTGCGTTGAGCGAGAGGATCGAACAAGCCGCAGATGTGAATGCGTTCATCTTTGACCAACTTGGGATAAAGTTCGTACCGACGGGTTCGGGCGGCAGCAACTGA
- a CDS encoding GIY-YIG nuclease family protein gives MHDYKYFVYMLNSSSRRALYTGITNALTTRVLEHRQAENPKSFTAQYRAFRLVYHEEFAAVRAAIAREKQIKGWTRAKKNALVASMNPQ, from the coding sequence ATGCACGACTACAAATATTTCGTATACATGCTCAACAGCAGCTCGCGGCGTGCTTTATACACCGGCATCACAAACGCTCTTACCACTCGTGTACTTGAGCATCGACAGGCAGAAAATCCCAAGAGCTTCACGGCACAATATCGTGCTTTCCGACTGGTGTATCACGAAGAGTTTGCTGCTGTTCGTGCGGCGATCGCCCGCGAGAAGCAGATTAAAGGGTGGACGCGAGCAAAGAAGAACGCGCTTGTAGCCTCGATGAATCCGCAATGA
- a CDS encoding helix-turn-helix domain-containing protein, producing the protein MRVHVLVLDGVFDLGLSAVLDAFQTANELAEMSGISGERFDVKIVSVLKSIKTSQGLTVPVQAIGSKVPDCVVVPAIGFKMPEPLEAALARPDIQDAAVLLQRWARKGAMMTAACVGTFVMAESGLLDHQRATTTWWLVPMFRRRYPKVLLDESNMLVKSGRFVTAGAALSHMDLALWIIRGVSPRLASLTAKYLIVDSRPSQSAYALTDHLVHSDPIVQRFEDWARARLKRGFSLDDAARAVGSSKRTLARHMHAVLGKSPLSYFQSLRVERAVHLLKTSSASVDEVAARVGYADGTTLRNLLRRRLKLGIKEIKRIA; encoded by the coding sequence ATGCGCGTCCATGTCCTTGTGCTCGATGGTGTTTTCGATTTGGGGTTATCCGCTGTCCTCGATGCCTTTCAGACGGCCAACGAACTCGCCGAGATGTCTGGGATCTCTGGCGAGCGATTTGATGTGAAGATCGTCAGCGTCCTCAAATCGATCAAGACCTCGCAAGGCCTGACTGTCCCGGTGCAGGCGATTGGCTCAAAGGTACCTGACTGCGTCGTGGTTCCGGCGATTGGGTTCAAGATGCCTGAGCCCTTAGAGGCAGCACTCGCGCGGCCAGACATTCAGGATGCCGCTGTTCTCTTGCAGCGGTGGGCTCGAAAAGGCGCAATGATGACCGCCGCCTGCGTTGGGACCTTCGTAATGGCCGAGTCTGGCCTGCTCGATCATCAACGCGCTACCACCACCTGGTGGCTGGTACCAATGTTCCGCCGGCGTTACCCGAAGGTGTTGCTCGACGAATCGAACATGCTGGTAAAGTCCGGACGTTTCGTGACTGCAGGAGCGGCGCTTAGCCACATGGACCTTGCGTTGTGGATCATCCGGGGAGTCAGCCCGCGCCTCGCTTCGCTCACGGCGAAGTATCTCATCGTCGACTCGCGGCCATCGCAGTCCGCCTATGCGTTGACCGATCACCTCGTCCACTCTGATCCAATTGTCCAGCGTTTTGAAGATTGGGCTCGCGCGAGATTGAAACGTGGATTCTCCTTAGACGATGCTGCCAGGGCAGTTGGGTCAAGCAAGCGAACCCTCGCGCGCCACATGCATGCGGTGCTGGGCAAATCCCCGCTATCGTATTTCCAGAGTCTGCGGGTTGAGCGCGCTGTCCATCTGCTCAAAACCAGCAGCGCCAGTGTCGATGAAGTCGCGGCCCGCGTCGGATATGCCGACGGTACTACTTTGCGGAACCTTTTGCGGCGCCGGTTAAAACTCGGAATCAAGGAAATCAAAAGGATCGCCTGA
- the lpxK gene encoding tetraacyldisaccharide 4'-kinase — protein sequence MILDGIYGEVVSARNALYDRRIFKPRHLNWPVVSVGNISAGGSGKTPFVIALGELLLKKGIGIDVLSRGYRRSTSGVMKVDPSGTPEQFGDEPLLIARKLRCPVIVGESRYSAGVYAEDEGAGASQNRMHLLDDAFQHRQLHRDFDIVLLNTEDLDDKLLPSGRLRESVASLLRADAVIVDCEFPIGRLPKGKFQLWHIERKMEIPEFQSPVIAFCGIARPQRFFDALRSAVVDLRKEIAFRDHHRYTAADVQRLTAIRTGLPGSMLVTTEKDAVNLGAHLDKLRPVVIPMKIELQDSENAIKHLLGILAERAVCPHL from the coding sequence ATGATTCTCGACGGCATCTATGGCGAAGTCGTCTCTGCGCGCAATGCCCTCTACGACCGCAGGATTTTCAAGCCTCGCCATCTGAACTGGCCGGTCGTAAGCGTCGGCAACATCTCAGCCGGCGGCTCCGGCAAAACGCCTTTTGTCATCGCCCTCGGTGAATTACTTCTCAAAAAGGGAATCGGGATCGATGTGCTCTCGCGAGGATACCGGCGTTCTACTTCGGGAGTGATGAAAGTGGACCCGTCGGGAACTCCGGAGCAATTTGGTGACGAGCCCCTGCTGATCGCGCGCAAACTGCGTTGTCCGGTGATTGTTGGCGAAAGCCGCTATTCGGCTGGTGTTTACGCCGAAGATGAAGGTGCGGGAGCATCGCAGAACCGAATGCACCTCCTCGATGACGCCTTCCAGCACCGCCAGCTCCATCGCGACTTCGATATCGTCCTTCTCAATACCGAAGACCTCGACGACAAGCTGCTTCCCTCCGGAAGATTGCGCGAGTCAGTTGCATCTTTGTTGCGCGCCGATGCGGTGATAGTGGACTGCGAGTTCCCCATCGGCAGATTGCCAAAAGGTAAGTTTCAGCTGTGGCACATTGAAAGAAAAATGGAGATTCCCGAATTCCAGTCACCAGTAATTGCATTTTGCGGAATCGCGCGTCCCCAACGATTCTTCGATGCCTTGCGATCGGCAGTAGTCGACTTACGCAAAGAGATCGCATTCCGTGATCACCACCGTTACACCGCCGCAGACGTGCAGCGCCTTACCGCCATTCGAACTGGTCTTCCCGGCTCCATGTTGGTCACCACAGAGAAGGATGCCGTCAATTTAGGCGCGCACTTGGATAAGCTTCGCCCGGTCGTAATTCCAATGAAAATTGAACTGCAAGATTCGGAGAACGCAATTAAGCACCTGCTTGGCATATTGGCGGAGCGGGCTGTGTGCCCGCATCTATGA
- a CDS encoding 3-deoxy-D-manno-octulosonic acid transferase, translated as MYLIYSILYALASILSLPYWLIGMARAGKYRAGFKERFGSVPPRLKLPQHSEGSIWVHAVSVGEVLAVSELVQALKAAFPEKRIFVSTTTLTGQTLARKRFGEESVFYLPLDLPFAVNAYLKSIAPQLLILAETEFWPNLLHLAKQRGAEIAVVNARISDRSFPGYRRFRFLLRDVLRNVELFLAQTESDRERLIAIGALPDRVLVAGNLKFDVKAPPESALSSALRRSIAPDQKVLVFGSTVEGEEALLAPCFKKIFGEFPQALVVLAPRHPERFDAVADLLRESGISFWRRSSWSSSPLGGGVLLLDTIGELASVYSLADVTFVGGSLVARGGHNILEPAHFAKPILIGPHYENFRGIVQTFLKHDSVRIVTPDQVTEAVLMLLRSPHDAVQLGDRAWAVIESGRGSTQRTAAKLRDLLARDQSPSEQLSMPRTS; from the coding sequence ATGTACCTGATTTACTCAATTTTGTACGCGCTGGCCTCGATACTCAGCCTTCCTTATTGGTTGATAGGAATGGCGCGCGCCGGCAAGTATCGTGCGGGATTCAAGGAACGATTCGGTTCAGTGCCGCCGCGGCTCAAACTCCCACAGCATTCAGAAGGCTCAATCTGGGTGCACGCCGTCTCTGTTGGTGAAGTGTTGGCGGTTAGTGAATTGGTGCAAGCGCTCAAGGCCGCGTTTCCCGAGAAGCGCATCTTCGTCTCGACAACCACTCTCACTGGTCAAACCCTGGCGCGGAAGCGATTTGGCGAAGAGAGCGTGTTCTATTTGCCGCTCGATTTGCCGTTTGCAGTGAACGCTTATCTGAAGAGCATCGCTCCTCAACTGTTGATCCTCGCGGAAACTGAGTTCTGGCCAAATCTCTTGCACCTCGCGAAGCAGCGCGGCGCAGAAATCGCCGTTGTGAACGCGCGAATCTCCGATCGCTCGTTTCCTGGCTATCGCCGCTTTCGTTTCTTGTTGCGCGACGTGCTCCGAAACGTGGAGCTGTTTCTCGCGCAGACGGAAAGTGATCGCGAACGGCTCATCGCCATCGGCGCGCTGCCTGACAGAGTTTTGGTCGCCGGCAATCTGAAATTCGACGTGAAGGCGCCGCCTGAATCTGCGCTATCGAGCGCACTGCGAAGATCCATTGCTCCCGATCAGAAGGTTCTCGTCTTTGGCAGCACGGTTGAAGGTGAAGAGGCGCTGCTTGCGCCGTGTTTCAAGAAAATCTTCGGCGAGTTCCCGCAGGCGCTCGTCGTTCTCGCGCCGCGTCACCCGGAGCGCTTCGATGCCGTTGCCGACCTGCTGCGCGAGTCTGGCATCAGCTTCTGGAGACGATCTTCCTGGAGTTCGTCTCCGCTGGGCGGTGGCGTGCTATTGCTCGACACGATTGGCGAGCTTGCATCCGTGTATTCGCTCGCTGATGTGACATTTGTCGGGGGATCGCTGGTTGCGCGTGGCGGACACAATATTCTGGAACCTGCGCATTTCGCGAAACCAATCTTGATTGGACCTCACTACGAAAATTTCCGCGGGATCGTCCAAACCTTTCTCAAGCATGATTCTGTCCGCATTGTCACTCCAGATCAAGTCACTGAAGCCGTGCTTATGCTCTTGCGATCGCCGCACGACGCGGTGCAGCTCGGAGACCGCGCCTGGGCCGTGATCGAGAGCGGCCGAGGCAGCACGCAACGCACCGCTGCGAAGTTGCGGGACCTTCTCGCGCGAGACCAGTCGCCGAGTGAGCAGTTGAGCATGCCACGCACCTCATGA
- a CDS encoding ABC transporter permease, whose protein sequence is MDKLLQELRYGMRQLRKSPAFTVTAILTLAFGIGANVAVFSVMNAVLLNPSGLHNPQGLVALRAKYTLGGMNNIPMSAPDFQDALEGRNLFDTAAVMQPGSFNYAASDGEPVRLQAAKVSWRWFDVFQVKPILGRNFRIEDDQPNANYSIVLSYTTWKQRFGGDPNIVGRKLQLNQQVYEVIGVMGPEFGWPNQAEFWTPLALPSNRFFDKNFRYNENLFAVARLRPNARLEQANAYLNVRAQEVIAGEGANSYGQRAGWGMFAMPLIDFVAGDLRKPLFLLLGAVALVLLIASLNIAGLQLARASDRERETSIRVALGAPSGRLVAQAFLESFLLACGGLAVGLVLAKTVIPLLLLLAPENLVRNIQVQLQTPVLLFVSGIVLLAVLLCGSAPAWQMTRFKWVQALRESGRSDSASRGRQRLRSGLVVCEIAVAMLLLVSSGLLVSSLKKVQQVETGFEPHGVMSGRVSLPRSVYSSDDKKAAFYAAALDQLRNVPGVTDAAWADSLPFDGQGGESSFNIKGRPTAPGDPGPHANIRLASAGYFRTLRIPLLRGREFTAEDRASTEKVVVIDDVLAKQYFPNQDPLGQQIGFDPKYYTIVGLVAHARFSSLDSDSIEGTYYFPMAQLPDSDTAFVVRTNLSHPEQLRSQLESAIRAVDPSQPVYDSRTMEELVDSSLVSRRFLVVLLSTFAGLSLFLAVLGLYGVVTYMVKMRVREIGVRMALGAQRSDVRKMILKSGAELAVIGSILGIFATFVIGQTLSSMLYQVKLYNPANLLITSALLAAVVLMASYLPAWRASNLNPMQTLRDN, encoded by the coding sequence GTGGATAAATTGCTTCAGGAACTTCGTTATGGCATGCGGCAGCTGCGCAAGTCGCCGGCGTTTACGGTAACGGCGATTCTTACGCTGGCTTTCGGGATTGGCGCGAACGTGGCTGTGTTCAGTGTGATGAATGCGGTGCTCCTGAATCCGAGCGGCCTGCACAATCCGCAGGGACTGGTTGCGCTTCGGGCGAAGTACACCCTGGGCGGGATGAACAACATTCCGATGTCGGCTCCTGATTTTCAGGACGCGTTGGAAGGCCGCAACCTCTTCGATACGGCGGCGGTCATGCAGCCCGGCAGCTTTAACTATGCGGCAAGCGACGGGGAACCTGTTCGTCTGCAGGCAGCGAAAGTCTCCTGGCGTTGGTTCGATGTCTTCCAGGTGAAGCCGATTCTCGGACGCAACTTCCGCATTGAGGACGACCAGCCGAATGCGAACTATTCCATTGTTCTTTCGTACACGACATGGAAGCAGCGCTTCGGAGGTGATCCGAATATCGTCGGACGCAAGTTGCAGCTCAACCAGCAGGTTTATGAAGTGATCGGCGTCATGGGTCCGGAGTTTGGATGGCCCAATCAAGCCGAGTTCTGGACTCCGCTCGCGCTCCCCTCGAATCGCTTCTTCGATAAAAACTTCCGCTACAACGAAAATCTATTTGCGGTGGCGAGATTACGCCCGAATGCCAGACTCGAGCAGGCGAATGCTTACTTGAACGTGCGCGCGCAAGAGGTGATCGCGGGTGAAGGCGCCAACAGCTATGGGCAGCGTGCAGGATGGGGCATGTTTGCCATGCCGCTGATTGACTTTGTCGCCGGCGATCTGCGCAAGCCCCTCTTCCTGCTGCTCGGCGCGGTCGCGCTCGTGCTGCTGATTGCGTCGCTCAACATCGCTGGACTGCAACTGGCGCGCGCATCTGATCGCGAGCGAGAGACTTCGATTCGCGTCGCGTTAGGTGCGCCAAGTGGGCGGCTCGTTGCTCAAGCTTTTCTTGAAAGCTTCTTACTCGCCTGTGGCGGACTGGCGGTTGGACTCGTTCTCGCGAAGACTGTAATCCCCCTTTTGCTCCTGCTGGCTCCGGAGAATTTAGTGCGCAATATTCAGGTGCAGTTGCAGACTCCGGTGCTCTTGTTTGTCAGCGGCATCGTGTTGTTAGCGGTACTGCTCTGCGGCTCCGCGCCGGCGTGGCAGATGACGCGCTTCAAATGGGTGCAGGCGCTCCGCGAGAGTGGACGTTCTGACAGCGCGAGTCGGGGACGTCAGCGTCTGCGTTCGGGACTTGTCGTGTGCGAAATCGCCGTCGCAATGTTGCTGCTGGTGAGCTCCGGACTGCTTGTAAGCAGCTTGAAGAAGGTGCAGCAGGTTGAGACGGGGTTCGAGCCTCATGGAGTGATGTCGGGCCGCGTCTCACTGCCGCGCAGCGTTTATTCTTCCGACGATAAGAAGGCGGCCTTCTATGCTGCCGCCCTCGATCAGCTGAGGAATGTTCCCGGTGTGACCGACGCAGCGTGGGCCGACTCTTTGCCTTTTGATGGTCAGGGCGGCGAGTCGTCGTTCAACATTAAGGGACGGCCGACTGCGCCGGGAGATCCCGGACCGCATGCAAACATTCGTCTCGCATCCGCGGGCTACTTCCGCACCCTGCGTATTCCGCTTCTACGCGGCCGAGAGTTCACCGCCGAGGATCGCGCGTCGACGGAAAAGGTAGTCGTTATCGATGACGTGCTGGCAAAACAGTACTTCCCGAATCAGGACCCGCTGGGACAGCAAATCGGATTTGATCCGAAGTACTACACGATTGTCGGGTTAGTGGCCCACGCGCGTTTTTCCTCGCTCGACTCTGATTCGATCGAGGGTACGTATTACTTCCCCATGGCGCAGCTACCTGATTCGGACACAGCGTTCGTAGTCCGCACGAATCTCTCGCATCCCGAGCAGCTTCGATCTCAGCTTGAGAGCGCGATTCGCGCGGTTGATCCAAGCCAGCCAGTCTACGATTCCCGCACCATGGAGGAGTTGGTCGACAGCTCGCTGGTGAGTCGGCGATTCCTGGTGGTCTTGCTCTCGACGTTCGCGGGCCTTTCCTTGTTCTTGGCCGTGCTCGGCCTCTACGGTGTTGTCACCTACATGGTCAAGATGCGCGTTCGGGAGATTGGCGTGCGCATGGCGCTGGGAGCGCAGCGCTCCGACGTTCGCAAGATGATCTTGAAGAGCGGAGCAGAACTCGCTGTGATCGGATCGATCCTGGGAATCTTCGCGACGTTTGTGATTGGACAAACGCTCTCAAGCATGCTGTATCAGGTGAAGCTCTACAATCCGGCGAATTTGTTGATCACATCTGCCTTGCTGGCAGCAGTAGTGCTCATGGCCAGTTATTTGCCGGCCTGGCGGGCTTCAAATCTGAATCCGATGCAGACGTTGCGGGATAACTAA
- a CDS encoding amidohydrolase family protein has translation MRIASLFFVALASSVFAQTQPTSSAPGEHTTYIFCGSLFNSASGQLASRQLIEIRDGKITGVRGVGQPLPSGTIDLQTETCLPGLIDTHTHVLLQGDITAEDYDKQLLKESIAYRAIQATRSAVRALNNGFTTIRDLETEGAGYADVDLRNAINRGIVPGPRMKVAGRAMDVTGSYPLLGYAPEVQVPHGVELVDGTDNVRKAVREQLSYGADWIKVYVDRSYYVRPDGVLDDIPTFTPEELRAAVDEAHRQRHKIAAHAMALQGVHNAVEAGVDSIEHGNYISDADLKTMAAKGIYYVPTIYVGEYVAEGRAKAGAPVWLQMLKIHEDTFRRALKTGVKIAFGTDVGGFDWKINPAVEFPLMVKYGMTPVQAIQSATRNAADLLNMSDQVGSIDVGKFADIVATPGNPLEDVGALQKIDFVMKGGEVYRKP, from the coding sequence ATGCGAATCGCTTCCTTGTTCTTCGTCGCACTAGCCTCCTCTGTGTTTGCACAGACACAACCGACGTCATCCGCGCCTGGGGAGCACACGACCTACATTTTCTGCGGCTCGCTGTTCAACTCTGCCTCCGGCCAGCTCGCTTCTCGGCAATTGATCGAGATCAGGGATGGCAAAATCACGGGAGTTCGCGGTGTCGGTCAGCCTCTGCCAAGCGGCACGATTGATTTGCAAACCGAAACCTGCCTGCCCGGACTCATCGACACCCACACTCACGTACTGCTACAGGGCGACATCACTGCTGAGGACTACGACAAACAGTTGTTGAAGGAGTCGATCGCCTATCGGGCGATTCAGGCTACCCGGTCGGCGGTGCGGGCGCTCAACAATGGGTTCACCACCATTCGCGATCTGGAAACCGAAGGCGCGGGATACGCCGACGTCGATCTGCGTAACGCGATCAACCGAGGCATCGTTCCCGGTCCGCGGATGAAGGTCGCTGGCCGCGCGATGGACGTCACCGGCTCATATCCGTTGCTCGGCTATGCGCCGGAGGTCCAGGTGCCGCACGGAGTCGAACTTGTCGATGGTACGGACAACGTGCGAAAGGCGGTACGCGAGCAATTGTCCTACGGCGCAGACTGGATCAAAGTCTACGTCGATCGCAGCTACTACGTTCGGCCGGATGGCGTGCTCGACGATATTCCGACGTTTACGCCGGAAGAACTCCGCGCTGCAGTTGATGAAGCTCATCGCCAGCGCCACAAAATCGCTGCGCACGCGATGGCGCTGCAAGGTGTCCATAATGCCGTGGAAGCCGGAGTCGATTCGATTGAGCACGGGAACTACATCAGCGATGCCGACTTGAAAACGATGGCCGCGAAAGGCATCTACTACGTGCCCACCATCTATGTAGGCGAATATGTCGCCGAAGGCCGCGCCAAGGCCGGAGCTCCTGTGTGGCTGCAGATGCTCAAGATCCACGAAGACACCTTCCGCCGCGCGCTGAAAACAGGCGTAAAGATCGCATTCGGAACCGACGTTGGCGGCTTCGATTGGAAGATCAATCCAGCCGTCGAATTCCCTCTGATGGTGAAGTACGGCATGACTCCGGTGCAGGCGATCCAATCAGCCACGCGAAACGCCGCCGATCTGCTGAACATGTCAGACCAGGTTGGTTCAATCGATGTGGGAAAGTTTGCCGACATTGTCGCTACACCAGGCAATCCGCTGGAGGACGTAGGCGCGCTGCAGAAGATCGACTTCGTGATGAAGGGCGGCGAAGTGTATAGAAAACCCTGA
- a CDS encoding PEP-CTERM sorting domain-containing protein, translating to MKGIRALLFLVLMFTWSGFAFADGLPADPAIEINDPICTSEFGTCAPLVNALVPFTFSADANGSGSIFFEVNPLGPAFTDLNVQTLGTFASTTDVVCSSNVFQCDVSFIGGVTNMFFHSCSDCGSRSFPPGDVINILLGDNTGLQNLRWQPNQSFTAIANLGTASTTSFISTPEPSSLLLFGTGAIFAMRRKLKFRRN from the coding sequence ATGAAAGGTATTCGAGCACTTTTGTTCTTGGTCCTGATGTTTACCTGGAGCGGTTTTGCCTTCGCAGACGGACTGCCAGCGGATCCTGCGATAGAAATCAACGATCCGATCTGCACAAGTGAGTTTGGCACCTGCGCTCCGCTGGTCAATGCTTTGGTGCCGTTCACTTTCTCTGCCGACGCTAACGGCAGCGGCAGCATCTTCTTCGAGGTCAACCCGCTCGGTCCAGCGTTCACCGATCTTAATGTGCAAACTTTGGGAACTTTCGCTAGCACAACGGATGTTGTCTGTTCAAGCAATGTATTCCAATGCGACGTCTCATTTATCGGTGGAGTAACGAACATGTTCTTCCACTCATGCAGTGACTGCGGCTCCAGAAGCTTCCCACCTGGCGATGTTATTAATATCCTCTTGGGGGACAATACCGGGTTGCAGAACTTACGGTGGCAGCCGAACCAGTCGTTTACGGCCATCGCCAATCTCGGCACAGCTTCGACCACCTCCTTTATCTCGACACCTGAACCATCGTCACTTCTCCTGTTTGGAACGGGCGCGATTTTCGCAATGAGAAGGAAGCTTAAGTTCCGCCGAAACTAG